From Methanosarcina lacustris Z-7289, one genomic window encodes:
- the ftsZ gene encoding cell division protein FtsZ, whose protein sequence is MQSIVQEAMRFSEKEKEYRKTSSSEEDLEDFGQPRIMIVGCGGAGNNTVNRLYNIGIEGAETVCINTDKQHLDNVRADKKILVGKTLTRGLGAGGYPETGKKAAELARGTLEEVLKNVDLVFITAGLGGGTGTGVAPVVAEVAKEQGAIVVGMVSSPFRVERARIFKAEEGLEELRRAADTVIVLDNNRLLNYVPNLPIDQAFSVMDQLIAETVKGITETITVPSLINLDYADIRTIMSCGGVAVMLVGESKSQDKSTEVVRTALNHPLLDVDYKGATGSLVHITGGPDMSLKEAEEIASMLTYELSPSANVIWGARIRDDYEGKVRVMAIMTGVQSAQILGPQAGAGILESRAEAEPIQEQRFGRIPPAGRRGETAGPLRKKHDESIIDFIN, encoded by the coding sequence TTGCAATCTATAGTACAGGAAGCAATGAGATTCAGCGAAAAAGAGAAGGAATACCGAAAAACTTCCTCCTCCGAAGAAGACTTAGAAGACTTCGGGCAGCCGAGAATTATGATTGTAGGATGCGGGGGCGCAGGAAATAATACCGTAAACCGGCTCTACAACATAGGCATCGAAGGCGCCGAAACGGTATGTATCAATACAGACAAGCAGCACCTTGACAATGTAAGGGCTGACAAGAAGATCCTTGTAGGAAAAACTCTCACAAGAGGCCTGGGAGCAGGCGGCTATCCCGAAACAGGAAAGAAAGCTGCAGAACTTGCCAGAGGCACTCTTGAAGAAGTTTTAAAGAATGTAGACCTTGTTTTCATTACAGCAGGCCTTGGAGGAGGCACGGGAACAGGAGTTGCTCCCGTAGTTGCCGAGGTTGCAAAAGAACAGGGAGCGATCGTCGTAGGGATGGTTTCAAGCCCCTTCAGGGTCGAAAGAGCCCGTATATTCAAAGCAGAAGAAGGACTTGAAGAACTGCGCAGGGCAGCGGACACAGTAATTGTCCTGGACAACAACAGGCTGCTAAACTACGTACCTAACCTTCCGATTGACCAGGCTTTTTCAGTAATGGACCAGTTAATTGCCGAAACCGTGAAAGGAATAACTGAAACCATTACAGTGCCCTCTCTGATCAACCTTGACTACGCCGATATCAGAACAATCATGAGCTGCGGCGGAGTTGCCGTCATGCTTGTTGGAGAATCCAAGAGCCAGGACAAGAGCACTGAAGTCGTGCGGACTGCCCTGAATCACCCCCTGCTTGATGTTGATTACAAGGGTGCAACCGGAAGCCTTGTCCATATAACAGGCGGCCCTGACATGAGTTTGAAGGAAGCCGAGGAAATTGCCTCTATGCTTACCTATGAACTTTCCCCGAGTGCTAATGTAATATGGGGCGCAAGGATCAGGGACGATTATGAAGGCAAAGTCCGGGTAATGGCAATCATGACAGGAGTCCAATCTGCCCAGATCCTGGGCCCTCAGGCGGGAGCTGGAATCCTGGAGTCCAGAGCCGAAGCTGAACCCATCCAGGAACAGAGATTTGGAAGAATACCCCCTGCGGGCAGAAGAGGAGAGACTGCAGGGCCTCTCAGAAAAAAGCACGACGAATCGATTATTGATTTTATAAATTAA
- a CDS encoding HAD family hydrolase: MLKALIFDMDGVLVDSMPFHAAAWKKAFLDVGMEIQDEDIYAIEGSNPRNGLPLLIRKARKEPEAFDFEIITAIYRQEFKRIFELKAFDGMKECLELLKVRFLLSVVSGSDRLIVNGILDQLFPGIFDAVVTGDDVLNSKPHPDPFLKAVELLKVGKKECVVIENAVLGVEAAKEADIYCIGIPTYVEPSKLSRADLVVGDHKKLMEHLLSLG; this comes from the coding sequence GTGTTAAAAGCATTAATTTTTGATATGGATGGAGTTCTCGTAGATTCCATGCCTTTCCATGCAGCAGCCTGGAAAAAGGCTTTTCTTGATGTGGGTATGGAAATCCAGGACGAGGATATCTATGCAATCGAGGGTTCAAATCCCAGAAACGGCCTTCCTCTACTTATCAGAAAAGCCCGAAAAGAGCCCGAAGCTTTTGATTTTGAAATTATCACTGCAATCTACAGGCAGGAGTTCAAACGAATTTTTGAACTGAAGGCTTTCGATGGGATGAAAGAATGCCTCGAACTGCTTAAAGTACGTTTCCTGCTCTCGGTAGTTTCAGGCTCAGACCGCCTTATAGTTAACGGAATCCTTGACCAGCTCTTTCCCGGTATCTTTGATGCCGTGGTTACCGGAGATGATGTCCTTAATTCCAAGCCCCATCCGGATCCTTTTCTGAAGGCAGTTGAGCTTCTTAAAGTCGGTAAAAAAGAATGTGTCGTTATCGAGAACGCCGTTCTGGGCGTGGAAGCCGCAAAAGAGGCTGATATTTACTGTATAGGGATCCCCACATATGTGGAGCCTTCAAAGCTCAGCAGGGCAGATCTGGTGGTGGGAGATCACAAAAAGTTAATGGAACATCTTCTTAGCCTGGGGTAA
- a CDS encoding beta-CASP ribonuclease aCPSF1: MPIEDVLLDLKNKIEKNLPAGVTITDVEFEGPQLVLYTEEPRKFADDGNIIRNLAKELRTRIAMRPDPRVLATPEDSISIIEEVVPKESVISSYYFDPDSGEVIIEAEKPGLVIGKHGATLREITKQIGWIPKVVRTPPIKSRTVKNIREFMRNNLKERKEILKTVGRKIHRECTSKDQWVRVTALGGCKEVGRSCFLLSTPESRILIDCGVNVGSDENMTPYLYVPEVFPLSHIDAVIVTHAHLDHQGLVPLLFKYGYEGPVYCTPPTRDLMVLLQLDYIDVAAKEGKKSPYESGMITKTLKHTIPLDYEEVTDIAPDIKLTFHNAGHILGSAISHFHIGDGLHNVVFTGDYKYEKTRLFDPAVNKFPRVETVITEATYGNSNAFQPAIKDAEKHLQMVVKNTVERGGIALIPAFAVGRSQEVMIVLEESIRKGIIPDVPIYLDGMIWEATAIHATHPEYLNNDLRKLIFQKGQNPFLSECFKPVDSHEARQKLIQNPHPCVVISTSGMMNGGPVMDYFRAFAEDPRNTLVFVGYQADGTVGRRIQKGWKEIPMTGKNGNNEILKMNMEVQVVDGFSGHSDRRQLMDYIKRMQPRPERVFTEHGDEKACVDLASSIYKKLKIETRALTNLETVRLL, translated from the coding sequence ATGCCTATTGAAGACGTGCTATTAGACCTCAAAAATAAAATTGAGAAAAATCTACCCGCCGGAGTTACAATTACCGACGTCGAATTCGAAGGCCCTCAGCTTGTCCTGTACACTGAAGAGCCCCGTAAATTCGCAGACGACGGAAATATCATCCGCAACCTGGCAAAAGAACTAAGGACGCGGATTGCTATGCGTCCTGATCCCAGGGTGCTTGCAACTCCTGAAGACTCTATTTCTATAATTGAAGAAGTTGTTCCAAAAGAATCCGTAATCTCGAGCTACTATTTTGACCCCGACTCCGGAGAAGTGATCATCGAAGCCGAAAAACCTGGGCTTGTAATAGGAAAACATGGCGCAACCCTGAGAGAGATTACAAAGCAGATCGGCTGGATTCCCAAAGTTGTCCGGACCCCTCCTATTAAGTCCCGTACAGTGAAAAACATCCGGGAGTTCATGAGGAACAACCTCAAAGAAAGAAAAGAAATCCTGAAAACCGTGGGGAGGAAAATTCACAGGGAGTGTACCTCAAAAGACCAGTGGGTAAGGGTTACAGCCCTTGGGGGATGCAAAGAAGTAGGAAGAAGCTGTTTTTTACTTTCGACTCCTGAATCCAGAATCCTGATTGACTGCGGAGTCAATGTAGGTTCTGACGAAAACATGACGCCTTACCTCTACGTTCCTGAAGTTTTTCCATTAAGCCATATAGATGCCGTAATAGTTACCCATGCACATCTGGACCACCAGGGACTTGTCCCACTGCTTTTCAAGTATGGGTACGAAGGGCCTGTCTACTGTACGCCTCCCACAAGAGACCTTATGGTACTGCTCCAGCTCGATTACATCGACGTGGCAGCTAAAGAAGGGAAGAAGAGCCCTTACGAATCAGGGATGATAACAAAGACCCTCAAACACACCATACCTCTGGACTATGAGGAAGTAACAGACATCGCTCCTGACATAAAACTGACTTTCCACAATGCAGGTCATATCCTGGGCTCGGCAATTTCCCACTTCCATATTGGAGATGGGCTCCATAATGTAGTCTTTACGGGAGACTATAAATATGAGAAAACCAGGCTTTTTGACCCTGCTGTTAACAAGTTCCCAAGAGTTGAAACAGTCATCACTGAAGCTACTTATGGGAATTCTAACGCCTTCCAGCCTGCAATTAAGGACGCTGAAAAGCACCTGCAGATGGTGGTTAAGAATACAGTTGAACGTGGAGGAATTGCACTTATCCCTGCTTTTGCTGTAGGCAGAAGCCAGGAAGTTATGATCGTGCTCGAAGAGTCCATAAGGAAAGGTATAATTCCTGATGTCCCGATCTACCTTGACGGGATGATCTGGGAAGCTACTGCAATCCATGCAACCCATCCCGAATACCTTAACAACGATCTAAGGAAACTGATCTTCCAGAAAGGCCAGAACCCCTTCCTATCCGAATGCTTCAAACCGGTTGACTCCCATGAGGCACGCCAGAAGCTAATTCAGAACCCTCATCCCTGTGTGGTTATTTCAACCTCGGGCATGATGAACGGAGGACCTGTTATGGACTATTTCAGGGCCTTTGCCGAGGACCCACGCAATACTCTTGTGTTTGTAGGTTACCAGGCTGACGGAACTGTAGGACGCAGGATCCAGAAGGGATGGAAGGAAATCCCCATGACAGGAAAGAACGGAAACAACGAAATCCTGAAAATGAACATGGAAGTGCAGGTAGTAGACGGCTTCTCAGGCCACTCGGACAGGAGACAGCTTATGGATTATATAAAGAGAATGCAGCCCCGTCCAGAGAGAGTGTTCACCGAACACGGAGACGAAAAAGCCTGCGTGGACCTGGCCAGCTCTATTTACAAGAAACTTAAGATCGAGACACGTGCTCTCACGAACCTCGAAACCGTAAGGCTACTGTGA
- the psmB gene encoding archaeal proteasome endopeptidase complex subunit beta, which yields MDNDKYLKGTTTVGVVCTDGIVLASEQRATMGHFIASKTAKKVYQIDDLVGMTTAGSVGDAQQLVRLVSVESQLYKMRRNESMTIKGVTTLLSNFLNANRYYPMMVQLLIGGVDKNGPGIYSLDAMGGSIEETRISSTGSGSPMAYGVLEDQYREDMTVKEGLDLAIRAIHNATKRDSASGENIDVVVITKEAFKRLDPEEVKSRRALLN from the coding sequence ATGGATAATGACAAATATCTAAAAGGCACAACTACCGTAGGAGTAGTTTGTACTGACGGAATCGTGCTCGCAAGTGAACAGCGAGCCACAATGGGGCATTTCATCGCAAGCAAAACTGCAAAGAAAGTCTACCAGATCGATGACCTGGTAGGGATGACCACTGCCGGTTCGGTAGGGGACGCTCAGCAGCTTGTGCGATTGGTAAGTGTAGAGTCACAACTTTACAAAATGCGCAGGAACGAATCCATGACAATCAAAGGAGTTACCACTTTGCTGTCTAACTTCTTGAATGCTAACCGCTACTATCCCATGATGGTCCAGCTCCTTATCGGAGGGGTTGACAAAAACGGACCTGGAATCTACTCACTGGATGCAATGGGGGGGAGTATTGAAGAGACAAGGATCTCGTCAACAGGTTCAGGTTCTCCCATGGCTTACGGAGTACTGGAAGACCAGTACAGAGAGGATATGACTGTGAAAGAAGGTCTCGATCTTGCGATCCGGGCAATTCACAATGCAACGAAAAGAGACTCAGCTTCTGGAGAAAATATCGATGTAGTCGTAATTACGAAGGAGGCATTCAAAAGGCTGGATCCTGAAGAAGTAAAATCCAGAAGGGCTTTATTAAACTAA
- a CDS encoding TIGR00295 family protein, with protein sequence MTTPAQAIRLLEESGCAPNVIEHCKVVASLAVEIAEKAKTAGNNVNPELVEVGAILHDLGRCRTHGIAHAVEGFKLAKNKGVEPEVAEIIKRHIGAGVSKEEAKEFGLPEDDYFPRSLEEKIVAHADNLVKGTKRITINERLKLMSKKDISEHVVQRIKNLAEEVEGLSH encoded by the coding sequence TTGACTACCCCGGCCCAGGCAATAAGGCTGCTTGAAGAATCAGGCTGCGCCCCTAATGTAATCGAACACTGCAAGGTGGTTGCCTCACTTGCAGTCGAGATCGCAGAAAAGGCAAAAACAGCCGGAAATAACGTAAATCCGGAGCTTGTAGAAGTAGGGGCTATTTTGCACGACTTAGGAAGGTGCCGGACTCATGGGATTGCTCATGCGGTTGAAGGATTCAAGCTGGCTAAAAACAAAGGAGTCGAACCTGAAGTTGCCGAAATAATCAAACGGCATATCGGAGCCGGAGTTTCAAAAGAAGAAGCAAAGGAATTCGGACTTCCCGAAGATGATTATTTCCCCCGGAGTCTGGAGGAAAAAATCGTTGCACATGCCGACAACCTTGTAAAAGGAACAAAGAGAATAACAATAAACGAAAGATTGAAGCTCATGAGTAAAAAGGATATATCCGAACATGTAGTCCAGAGGATTAAGAACCTCGCTGAAGAAGTAGAGGGACTTTCCCACTAA
- a CDS encoding transcription factor, protein MVDLNDKVIRGYLMSLVGEDGLKMIGDMPEGEITDEEIATKTGVLLNTVRRTLFILYENKFAIVVRERDSNSGWLTYLWHLDFSGIEHQLMREKKKLLRNLKTRLEFEDNNVFYTCPQGCVRLLFDEATETEFLCPMCGEDLAYYDNSLFVGVLKKRVDALNNI, encoded by the coding sequence TTGGTCGATTTAAATGACAAGGTAATTAGAGGATATCTTATGAGCCTTGTAGGGGAAGACGGGCTTAAAATGATAGGAGATATGCCCGAAGGCGAGATCACGGATGAAGAAATTGCAACAAAGACTGGAGTTCTGTTGAATACGGTGAGAAGAACTCTATTCATACTTTATGAGAATAAATTTGCAATCGTTGTAAGAGAGAGAGATTCAAACAGCGGATGGTTGACATATCTCTGGCATCTGGACTTTTCCGGCATAGAGCACCAGCTTATGAGGGAAAAGAAAAAACTGCTCCGCAACCTGAAGACTCGCCTGGAATTTGAAGACAACAATGTTTTCTATACGTGCCCTCAGGGCTGTGTTCGCCTTCTTTTTGACGAAGCAACTGAAACAGAATTTCTCTGTCCCATGTGCGGAGAAGACCTGGCCTATTACGACAACTCCCTTTTTGTGGGAGTCCTGAAAAAGCGCGTGGATGCCTTGAATAATATATAA
- a CDS encoding ATP-grasp domain-containing protein, translated as MKNPEKRENMQNILAIGFDTRNIVCSASRAGYAVCSIDAFRDLDLQKCAYASALLECRTSSELHQLDPRWIIAQMNAFGLDFDAIVPGSGMEMLDPGSFPCPVLASCPDAVKEASNKLHLAKKLEALGMPHPHCYSPEELDDIEYPVILKPASGGGGIFNRVAKNRQELLSALEELSRLDPEFAEKEVVIQEFLEGIPSSVSLLSTNNQALAIAVNEQLIGAPWLSRLPFAYCGNVTPFKTAHAEEMEALAEELVLELGLLGSNGVDFLATEKGPVVLEVNPRFQGSLDTIEMSTKINLFEAHIGCFRGELPEKPEAKLFAARGVLYSDRELFIDRKLMNVILKEKSADIPSMGTVTEPDWPLTSLFACASTRDEAILSLERGAERIKTFIANQTKEGRKPLNPAGKA; from the coding sequence ATGAAAAATCCGGAAAAACGAGAAAACATGCAGAATATCCTTGCAATTGGGTTTGATACGCGAAACATCGTCTGCTCGGCAAGCAGGGCAGGTTATGCTGTCTGCTCCATAGATGCTTTTCGTGACCTTGACCTGCAAAAATGTGCATATGCATCAGCTCTCCTTGAGTGCAGGACTTCAAGTGAACTCCATCAGCTTGATCCTCGCTGGATAATAGCTCAAATGAACGCCTTCGGGCTTGACTTTGACGCCATAGTACCCGGCTCGGGAATGGAGATGCTGGACCCGGGCAGTTTCCCCTGTCCCGTACTTGCCAGCTGCCCCGACGCAGTTAAGGAAGCTTCAAACAAACTGCACCTTGCAAAAAAGCTTGAAGCCCTTGGGATGCCGCACCCTCACTGTTATTCTCCAGAGGAGTTGGATGATATCGAATACCCTGTTATTCTCAAACCTGCCTCAGGAGGAGGGGGAATCTTTAACAGGGTTGCAAAGAACAGGCAGGAACTGCTGTCAGCTTTAGAAGAATTATCCAGGCTGGACCCGGAATTTGCGGAAAAGGAGGTTGTAATCCAGGAGTTTCTGGAAGGAATTCCTTCAAGCGTTTCTTTGCTTTCCACAAACAATCAAGCTCTGGCAATTGCTGTAAATGAGCAATTGATAGGAGCGCCCTGGCTTTCAAGGCTTCCGTTTGCCTACTGCGGAAACGTAACTCCTTTCAAGACAGCGCACGCGGAGGAAATGGAAGCCCTTGCTGAAGAACTGGTGCTCGAACTCGGGCTCCTGGGCTCAAATGGCGTAGATTTCCTGGCAACGGAAAAGGGGCCTGTAGTGCTGGAAGTAAACCCAAGATTTCAGGGCAGCCTGGACACCATAGAGATGTCGACGAAAATTAACCTTTTTGAAGCCCATATTGGATGCTTCAGAGGAGAACTTCCCGAAAAACCTGAAGCAAAACTTTTTGCTGCACGAGGGGTTCTGTACTCAGATAGAGAACTTTTTATAGACAGAAAACTCATGAACGTCATTCTCAAGGAAAAAAGCGCTGATATTCCTTCCATGGGAACTGTTACTGAGCCTGACTGGCCTCTTACCTCCCTGTTTGCATGCGCCTCAACAAGAGACGAGGCAATCCTATCTCTTGAAAGAGGGGCAGAAAGGATAAAGACTTTTATTGCAAACCAAACGAAAGAAGGAAGAAAGCCTCTGAACCCTGCCGGAAAAGCATGA
- a CDS encoding 60S ribosomal export protein NMD3: protein MNSITCPKCGNECDKLFDSVCRDCFFETFKPIELPLVLHVRICSSCGAYFHRSRWENIGNVEEVVLKAVENALFIHDEASDVELCMEPKEMTPYIYRVRAEINAIVKEEPVHAEAKTEVRIQRTACDMCSRESGGYFEAIIQIRAAGRFPTEEEKRSCSAIARESMESMRKKGDRLAFISEALELKEGIDLYMGSMNASRQVCRLIVNELGGSFSESPTLVGMKDGKNLYRITFAMRLPEFMPGDVIRFRGKIIQIRSSGKKVNGISLEDGSRFISTPEDLKGAEKIANLEDAVFTVLVSIEENAILVLDPETYKTVAIKKPMSFSAEAGSEIPVLKTEYGIFALAHSDVPQEKSTTLS from the coding sequence ATGAATTCCATCACATGCCCGAAATGCGGCAACGAATGCGATAAACTTTTTGATTCCGTTTGCAGGGACTGTTTCTTTGAAACCTTCAAACCAATTGAGCTGCCTCTTGTACTTCACGTAAGGATCTGTTCCAGCTGCGGAGCATACTTCCACAGGAGCCGTTGGGAAAACATCGGCAATGTCGAAGAAGTGGTGCTGAAAGCCGTAGAAAATGCCCTTTTTATCCACGATGAAGCCAGCGATGTGGAACTCTGTATGGAACCAAAAGAAATGACGCCTTATATATACAGGGTGAGAGCCGAAATAAATGCAATAGTCAAAGAAGAGCCAGTCCATGCCGAAGCTAAAACCGAAGTAAGGATTCAGCGGACAGCCTGCGATATGTGTAGCCGTGAATCCGGAGGATACTTTGAAGCAATCATTCAGATAAGGGCAGCAGGCAGGTTCCCTACTGAAGAGGAAAAGAGAAGCTGCTCTGCCATTGCCAGGGAATCCATGGAAAGCATGAGAAAGAAAGGCGACCGGCTTGCCTTTATAAGCGAAGCCCTTGAACTGAAGGAAGGAATTGACCTCTACATGGGTTCCATGAACGCCAGCAGGCAAGTCTGCCGACTGATCGTTAACGAACTCGGAGGCAGTTTTTCCGAGTCTCCTACCCTTGTTGGGATGAAAGACGGGAAAAACCTCTACAGGATTACTTTCGCCATGCGCCTTCCGGAATTCATGCCAGGAGACGTGATAAGGTTCAGGGGAAAGATTATCCAGATAAGAAGCTCAGGCAAGAAAGTCAACGGGATAAGCCTTGAAGACGGCTCCAGGTTTATTTCAACTCCTGAAGACCTCAAAGGCGCAGAAAAAATTGCAAATCTTGAGGATGCTGTTTTTACAGTTCTGGTTTCAATCGAAGAAAATGCAATTCTTGTGCTTGACCCCGAGACGTATAAAACTGTTGCAATAAAAAAGCCAATGTCCTTTAGTGCAGAAGCAGGAAGTGAAATCCCGGTTCTGAAAACAGAATATGGAATCTTTGCGCTGGCACACTCCGATGTGCCGCAGGAAAAGTCAACTACCCTGAGCTAA
- the acsC gene encoding acetyl-CoA decarbonylase/synthase complex subunit gamma yields the protein MKINSPLEAYKYLPQTNCGECGEPTCMAFASKLIDRSGKTSDCPPLVKEKKYAKKLKELDIILAPEIRQVTIGVGEKAVNIGGDDVLYRHKLTFFNKTKLFFDVSDNLEEAALIERVNKIADFKKFYVGRNLLLDGVAIKATSNDPAKFAAAVKKVAEIGLPMIFCSFNPAVLKAGLEVAKDKNPLLYAANKDNWKEVGELALEYKVPVVVSAFNDLDALKTLAKTFAESGIQDIVLDPGTYPSGKGLKDSFNNFLKIRRAGIMGDTEIAYPIMALPLTAWMAGIADPVSASYWETVIASVFTIRYGDIMILHSLEPYAALPEMHLAETIYTDPRTPVSVDGGMYKVGEPDKDSPVFFTTNFALTYYTVESDISANGIVCWLLAVDTDGIGVEASVAGGQLTSAKVKDAFDKAGFDLNKDTNHHTLIIPGLSARLQGDLEDTLGANVKVGPMDSGRIPGWIEKNWPPKQ from the coding sequence ATGAAAATAAACAGCCCATTAGAAGCCTACAAGTACCTGCCCCAGACCAACTGTGGAGAATGTGGTGAACCTACATGTATGGCCTTTGCCTCCAAGCTGATTGACAGGTCCGGTAAGACATCAGATTGCCCACCCCTGGTCAAGGAAAAGAAGTACGCAAAGAAGCTTAAAGAACTCGATATTATCCTTGCTCCTGAGATCCGCCAGGTTACCATAGGAGTAGGTGAAAAGGCAGTAAACATCGGTGGAGACGATGTCCTGTACCGCCACAAGCTCACTTTCTTCAATAAGACAAAGCTGTTCTTCGATGTTTCAGACAACCTCGAAGAAGCCGCCCTTATTGAGAGAGTAAACAAAATCGCTGACTTCAAGAAGTTCTATGTAGGACGCAACCTGCTTCTCGACGGTGTGGCAATCAAAGCTACTTCCAACGACCCGGCAAAGTTCGCAGCAGCCGTAAAGAAGGTAGCAGAAATAGGCCTGCCTATGATCTTCTGTTCCTTCAACCCCGCAGTCCTGAAGGCAGGACTTGAGGTTGCAAAGGACAAAAACCCACTGCTCTACGCTGCAAACAAGGACAACTGGAAAGAAGTCGGAGAACTTGCTCTTGAGTACAAGGTGCCTGTTGTAGTTTCAGCCTTCAATGACCTCGATGCCCTTAAGACCCTTGCAAAGACCTTTGCAGAGTCCGGAATTCAGGACATTGTGCTCGACCCGGGGACCTACCCAAGCGGCAAAGGCCTGAAGGACTCCTTCAACAACTTCCTGAAAATCAGGAGAGCAGGCATTATGGGCGACACCGAGATCGCATACCCGATCATGGCTCTCCCGCTCACAGCCTGGATGGCAGGAATTGCAGACCCTGTCAGCGCCTCCTACTGGGAAACCGTTATTGCTTCAGTCTTCACAATCAGGTACGGCGACATTATGATCCTCCACAGTCTGGAGCCATATGCCGCACTGCCTGAAATGCACCTGGCTGAAACAATATACACCGACCCGAGGACACCTGTCTCCGTGGACGGAGGTATGTATAAGGTTGGAGAACCTGACAAAGACTCTCCGGTGTTCTTCACCACCAACTTCGCCCTTACCTACTACACGGTAGAAAGCGATATATCAGCAAATGGCATCGTATGCTGGTTGCTTGCAGTTGACACCGATGGTATTGGTGTGGAAGCTTCCGTTGCCGGTGGTCAGTTGACTTCCGCAAAGGTAAAGGACGCCTTCGACAAAGCTGGTTTCGACCTCAATAAGGACACAAACCACCACACCCTTATCATTCCAGGTCTCTCAGCACGTCTGCAGGGTGACCTCGAAGATACACTTGGTGCAAATGTAAAGGTTGGTCCAATGGACTCCGGCCGTATACCTGGCTGGATCGAGAAGAACTGGCCCCCAAAACAATAA
- the cdhD gene encoding CO dehydrogenase/acetyl-CoA synthase subunit delta translates to MAKKMKLSEITNMFGGMNVEALEGVTIEGDIEIDLGGLGGGFDPMLAAALGQESAVLAQHFARLAGMFGYPVGFGASAAAPAIAPALAAPKLKDLIPAKFDVANIAEWTTQIQEVPIGNTSADGGSRGKQVMLGGEKALPFYFDAPMPNRNQVTIDVFDMRIGLAKAVKQNYDEVMDSPGEWAKKNVEKFNADMITIHLISTDPLIKDTSPKDAAKTVEEVLQAVDVPIAIGGSGNPQKDPEVLAKAAEAAEGERCLLASASLNLDYAVIAEAALKYDHDVLSWTQLDMNAQKELNRKLMKQCKVPRDRIIMDPTTAALGYGLDYAYTNMERIRLAALMGDDELTFPMSSGTTNAWGARESWMVGSPLGQDTDWGPREYRGPIWEIVTGLSLALAGNDLFMMMHPTSVAVLKQITQTLFGLVDAEPVDIGNWIGTEV, encoded by the coding sequence ATGGCAAAGAAAATGAAGTTATCAGAGATAACAAACATGTTCGGGGGAATGAATGTAGAAGCTCTCGAGGGTGTGACTATAGAAGGGGACATTGAGATTGATCTCGGTGGACTCGGAGGCGGCTTTGACCCCATGCTTGCTGCTGCCCTCGGGCAGGAAAGTGCGGTACTTGCACAGCACTTTGCAAGACTTGCAGGCATGTTTGGTTACCCCGTAGGCTTTGGAGCTTCCGCAGCTGCTCCCGCAATTGCTCCTGCTCTGGCAGCCCCCAAACTTAAGGATCTCATTCCTGCCAAGTTCGATGTTGCAAACATCGCAGAATGGACAACTCAGATCCAGGAAGTTCCAATTGGAAACACCTCTGCAGACGGTGGAAGCCGTGGAAAGCAGGTAATGTTAGGTGGCGAAAAAGCCCTTCCATTCTACTTTGATGCTCCAATGCCGAACAGGAACCAGGTCACAATCGACGTGTTCGACATGAGAATCGGCCTGGCAAAGGCTGTTAAGCAGAACTACGATGAGGTCATGGACAGCCCTGGAGAATGGGCAAAGAAGAACGTTGAAAAGTTCAACGCCGACATGATCACCATCCACCTGATTTCAACCGACCCACTTATTAAAGATACATCCCCCAAGGACGCAGCCAAGACCGTTGAGGAAGTCCTGCAGGCCGTTGATGTGCCAATAGCCATTGGTGGATCAGGAAACCCACAGAAGGACCCAGAAGTTCTGGCAAAAGCCGCCGAAGCTGCGGAAGGCGAACGCTGCCTCCTTGCATCTGCCAGCCTGAACCTGGACTATGCCGTAATCGCAGAAGCCGCATTAAAGTACGACCACGACGTGCTTTCCTGGACCCAGCTGGACATGAACGCCCAGAAGGAACTTAACAGGAAACTAATGAAGCAGTGCAAAGTGCCCAGAGACAGAATCATCATGGACCCAACCACTGCCGCCCTCGGGTATGGTCTCGACTACGCTTACACCAACATGGAGCGCATCAGACTTGCAGCCCTTATGGGTGATGACGAACTGACCTTCCCGATGTCTTCAGGTACCACCAACGCATGGGGTGCTCGTGAATCATGGATGGTTGGCTCCCCATTGGGTCAGGACACTGACTGGGGCCCAAGAGAATACAGAGGACCTATCTGGGAAATCGTCACAGGTCTGTCCCTTGCACTTGCAGGAAACGATCTCTTCATGATGATGCACCCAACCTCGGTTGCAGTCCTGAAGCAGATCACTCAGACCCTTTTCGGCTTAGTCGACGCAGAGCCTGTTGACATCGGCAACTGGATCGGAACGGAGGTGTAA